The following proteins come from a genomic window of Phnomibacter ginsenosidimutans:
- the eno gene encoding phosphopyruvate hydratase — protein MPYIANIHARQILDSRGNPTIEVDVVTDEGALGRAAVPSGASTGIHEAVELRDNDKKKYLGKGVLKAVKNVNDIISNELAGFDVADQTGIDNAMIQLDGTANKGKLGANALLAVSMAVAKAAAEEAGLPLYRYVGGTNAKVMPVPMMNILNGGAHADNKIDFQEFMIMPVGAPNFSEALRWGTEIFHALKNTLKKKGYSTNVGDEGGFAPNIQSNEEAIETVLEAITAAGYKAGTQIKIAMDAANSELWDGKKKKYVFHKSNGKEMKSEELVKYWESWVKKYPICSIEDGMAEDDWEGWKALTQAIGSKCQLVGDDLFVTNVKRLEQGISKGIANALLVKVNQIGTLTETINAVTMAQHAGYNTIMSHRSGETEDTTIADLAVALNCGQIKTGSASRTDRIAKYNQLFRIEELLEESAYFPGKNLKFGK, from the coding sequence ATGCCTTACATCGCCAACATTCACGCCCGTCAAATTTTAGATAGCCGTGGCAACCCCACCATCGAAGTTGATGTAGTAACCGACGAAGGAGCACTGGGTCGTGCTGCCGTGCCAAGTGGCGCCAGCACCGGTATTCACGAAGCGGTAGAACTGCGTGATAACGACAAGAAAAAATACCTCGGCAAAGGAGTACTGAAAGCCGTAAAAAATGTAAATGACATCATCAGCAACGAACTGGCGGGTTTTGACGTAGCCGATCAAACCGGTATCGACAATGCCATGATTCAGCTGGACGGTACTGCCAACAAAGGCAAACTCGGCGCCAACGCATTGTTAGCTGTGAGCATGGCCGTAGCCAAAGCTGCTGCAGAAGAAGCCGGCCTGCCCCTGTACCGCTATGTAGGTGGTACCAATGCCAAGGTAATGCCCGTACCCATGATGAACATTTTGAATGGTGGTGCACATGCCGACAACAAAATCGACTTTCAGGAATTCATGATTATGCCTGTGGGTGCTCCCAATTTCAGCGAAGCACTGCGCTGGGGTACCGAAATTTTTCATGCCCTGAAAAACACCCTGAAGAAAAAAGGCTACAGCACCAACGTAGGTGATGAAGGTGGTTTTGCCCCCAACATTCAGAGCAACGAAGAAGCTATCGAAACTGTACTGGAAGCCATTACTGCTGCGGGTTACAAAGCCGGCACGCAAATCAAAATTGCCATGGATGCTGCCAACAGTGAACTGTGGGATGGCAAAAAGAAAAAGTACGTGTTCCACAAGAGCAACGGCAAAGAAATGAAGAGCGAAGAGCTCGTAAAATACTGGGAAAGCTGGGTGAAGAAATATCCCATCTGCAGCATCGAAGACGGCATGGCCGAAGATGACTGGGAAGGTTGGAAAGCGCTTACCCAAGCCATTGGCAGCAAGTGCCAGCTGGTAGGCGACGACCTGTTTGTAACCAACGTGAAGCGTTTGGAACAAGGCATCAGCAAAGGCATTGCCAATGCCCTGCTGGTAAAAGTAAACCAGATTGGTACCCTTACTGAAACCATCAACGCGGTTACTATGGCACAGCATGCTGGTTACAACACCATCATGAGCCACCGCAGCGGCGAAACAGAAGACACTACCATTGCAGACCTGGCAGTAGCCCTCAATTGCGGCCAAATCAAAACCGGTAGCGCCAGCCGTACCGACCGTATTGCCAAGTACAACCAGCTCTTCCGCATTGAAGAACTGCTGGAAGAAAGTGCCTACTTCCCCGGCAAAAACCTCAAGTTTGGTAAATAA
- a CDS encoding DUF2490 domain-containing protein, which translates to MPLHKQSGAFSKGFFAALQNEVFINTTHRSHVNGRWFDQNRLYMAVGYRLSKRADLETGYLNQYLKAAGNNANTVNHIWQLALYTRL; encoded by the coding sequence GTGCCGTTGCACAAACAATCGGGAGCTTTCAGCAAAGGTTTTTTTGCAGCTTTACAAAATGAAGTGTTCATCAATACGACACATCGCAGTCATGTGAATGGTCGTTGGTTTGATCAAAACCGGTTGTATATGGCCGTGGGCTACAGGCTTAGTAAAAGAGCCGATTTGGAAACGGGTTATCTCAATCAATACCTGAAGGCTGCGGGCAACAATGCCAACACGGTGAATCATATTTGGCAATTGGCGCTGTATACGAGGTTATAG
- the gldA gene encoding gliding motility-associated ABC transporter ATP-binding subunit GldA: protein MSIQVQQLCKQYGSQLAVNNISFEARPGQITGFLGPNGAGKSTTMKMLTGYLQPDSGTALVSGLNVVSTPEKVKQQIGYLPESNALYYDLYIREYLAFTGALYKVSNLKQRVEEVITQVGLTIEANKKIGQLSKGYKQRVGLAAAIIHNPAVLILDEPTTGLDPNQIVEIRQVIKTLSEDKTVLLSTHIMQEVEAICEQVIIINKGSIVANAPLQQLRSKSDGQQLRVSFAETIEAEWLLRLPGILAAEKTDSQSWTLQTNNAQDARKALMQLALNENLNIRSMQEGGSLEAIFRELTTNTVAEK from the coding sequence ATGTCGATACAAGTACAACAACTCTGCAAGCAATACGGCAGCCAGCTGGCGGTCAACAATATTTCGTTTGAAGCCCGCCCCGGTCAAATCACCGGCTTTCTCGGGCCCAATGGTGCGGGCAAAAGCACCACCATGAAAATGCTGACCGGCTACTTGCAACCCGACAGCGGCACCGCATTGGTGAGTGGCCTCAACGTGGTAAGTACCCCCGAAAAAGTGAAACAACAAATTGGCTATTTGCCTGAGAGTAATGCCTTGTATTACGATTTGTACATCCGCGAATACCTGGCCTTTACTGGCGCTTTGTACAAAGTGTCCAACCTCAAGCAGCGGGTAGAAGAAGTCATCACGCAAGTGGGACTGACCATTGAAGCCAACAAAAAAATTGGCCAGCTGTCGAAAGGTTACAAGCAACGGGTGGGATTGGCCGCGGCCATCATTCACAACCCCGCCGTGCTCATTTTAGATGAACCCACCACCGGCCTCGACCCCAACCAGATTGTAGAAATACGGCAGGTCATCAAAACACTGAGTGAGGATAAGACGGTACTGCTGAGCACTCATATTATGCAAGAAGTGGAGGCTATTTGTGAGCAGGTCATCATCATCAACAAAGGCAGTATTGTAGCCAACGCACCTTTGCAGCAATTGCGCAGCAAAAGCGATGGCCAACAGCTCCGCGTATCGTTTGCGGAAACGATTGAAGCAGAATGGCTGCTTCGCTTGCCGGGTATTTTGGCCGCCGAAAAAACCGACAGCCAAAGCTGGACTCTGCAAACCAACAATGCTCAAGATGCCCGCAAAGCCTTAATGCAACTGGCACTCAACGAAAACCTCAACATCCGCAGCATGCAAGAAGGCGGTTCACTGGAAGCCATTTTCAGAGAATTGACCACAAATACTGTTGCTGAAAAATAA
- the nth gene encoding endonuclease III, whose translation MTTKERYDTVVRYFQAHMPVAETELTYETAFELLVVVILSAQCTDKRVNMVTPELFRKYPTPKALAAADFSDLFGLIQSISYPNNKTKHLLGMAQMLLDQFNGEVPMTVEELVQLPGVGRKTANVVTSVIGQQPNMAVDTHVFRVSARLGLTKNATTPLAAEKQLVKHLPTELIHKAHHWLILHGRYTCLARKPMCDNCGLTHLCVYYQKQQKRLAKTAATKS comes from the coding sequence ATGACAACTAAGGAGCGTTATGATACAGTAGTACGCTATTTTCAGGCACACATGCCGGTAGCCGAAACGGAGCTGACTTACGAAACTGCATTTGAGCTGCTCGTAGTAGTCATTTTATCGGCACAATGCACCGATAAGAGGGTGAATATGGTGACGCCTGAACTATTCAGGAAATACCCCACGCCAAAGGCATTGGCTGCCGCCGATTTTTCCGACCTGTTTGGCCTTATTCAAAGCATCAGCTATCCCAACAACAAAACCAAGCACCTGCTGGGTATGGCCCAAATGCTGCTCGATCAATTTAATGGCGAAGTACCCATGACCGTTGAGGAACTGGTACAGCTGCCGGGTGTGGGCCGCAAAACGGCGAATGTGGTAACGAGTGTCATTGGCCAACAACCCAACATGGCCGTTGATACCCACGTTTTCAGGGTGAGTGCAAGGCTGGGGCTTACCAAAAATGCCACTACTCCATTGGCCGCCGAAAAACAACTGGTCAAACATTTGCCTACCGAACTCATTCACAAAGCACATCACTGGCTCATTTTACATGGCCGGTACACCTGCCTGGCCCGCAAGCCCATGTGTGATAATTGTGGCTTAACGCACTTGTGCGTGTACTATCAGAAGCAGCAAAAACGTTTAGCCAAAACAGCTGCAACCAAAAGTTAA
- a CDS encoding acetyl-coenzyme A synthetase N-terminal domain-containing protein — MSVPYQIRSMNQYRMAYDYSVTNPEDFWAGIAEHFVWKKKWDKVLEWNFKEPSIEWFKGGKLNITENCLDRHLNSMGDKPALIWEPNDPGRSPSNTNIQRAIQ, encoded by the coding sequence ATGTCAGTTCCCTATCAGATCAGAAGTATGAACCAGTACCGGATGGCGTATGATTACAGCGTTACCAATCCGGAAGATTTTTGGGCAGGAATAGCCGAGCATTTTGTTTGGAAAAAGAAGTGGGACAAAGTGTTGGAATGGAATTTTAAAGAGCCCAGCATTGAGTGGTTCAAAGGAGGCAAACTCAACATTACAGAAAACTGTCTCGACCGCCACCTGAACAGCATGGGCGATAAGCCTGCATTGATTTGGGAGCCTAACGATCCTGGAAGATCACCATCGAATACTAACATACAAAGAGCTATACAATAA
- a CDS encoding DUF6089 family protein gives MASVLFTQQLAAQGYFQYSSGIYEPEILLEAGVNLGVMNGVTDIQGNPKVYQGPFAGVTFLKSSFSTGLYAIASYRNVFGVRLEANIGRIEGYDSLLTNATAPSAIGRFERNLNFRSPIREVMLMGEIHLPQLFRSYEKPAYRLSPYIMAGISWFSFYPRAYTANGWVDLPPLRLEGQGFAEYPDRKPYRLNSFAYPLGLGFRYEVSPKLTLRFEINKRTTFTDYLDDVHEPNWVDPNLFANYLSASQAALARQLYNRSTIHTPPRDTRPRGNKNENDAYWTAVLKVGINLNRSGYNSGIFGGQSKKDMRKRLRCPSL, from the coding sequence TTGGCAAGCGTTTTGTTCACCCAACAACTGGCTGCTCAGGGCTACTTTCAGTATAGCTCCGGCATATATGAACCAGAAATTCTACTTGAAGCGGGTGTGAATTTGGGCGTCATGAATGGCGTAACCGATATTCAGGGCAACCCCAAAGTGTACCAGGGTCCATTTGCAGGTGTCACTTTTCTGAAATCCAGTTTTTCTACAGGACTTTATGCCATTGCCAGCTATCGCAATGTTTTTGGCGTACGGCTTGAGGCCAACATTGGCCGGATTGAAGGCTACGATAGCTTACTGACGAATGCCACTGCCCCCAGTGCTATCGGCCGCTTTGAAAGAAACCTGAATTTTCGTAGCCCTATCAGAGAAGTAATGCTGATGGGAGAAATTCATTTACCCCAATTGTTTCGTTCTTATGAAAAGCCGGCATACCGCTTATCGCCGTATATCATGGCTGGTATCAGCTGGTTTTCTTTTTATCCCAGAGCATACACTGCCAATGGTTGGGTAGACCTTCCACCATTGCGTTTGGAAGGACAGGGTTTTGCTGAGTATCCTGACAGAAAACCGTACCGCCTGAATTCATTTGCTTATCCCTTGGGGCTGGGTTTTCGCTACGAAGTATCACCCAAGCTGACCCTGCGTTTTGAAATCAACAAACGCACCACTTTTACCGACTACCTCGATGATGTGCATGAGCCCAATTGGGTAGATCCCAATTTGTTTGCCAATTACCTTAGTGCCAGCCAGGCCGCTCTGGCACGACAGTTGTACAACCGCAGTACCATTCATACACCACCCAGAGATACCCGCCCCCGTGGCAACAAGAACGAAAACGATGCTTACTGGACTGCAGTTTTGAAAGTGGGCATCAACCTGAACCGCTCTGGATACAACTCTGGCATTTTTGGCGGCCAAAGCAAAAAAGACATGCGGAAACGTCTACGTTGTCCCAGCTTGTAA
- a CDS encoding DUF2490 domain-containing protein: MRREKIIAGCLLLAAQSTQAQQVQYSGWLASFNTIKLKGKWALHAELQLRSTNHIAQLQTLLPRVGLNYQVRSNHVATAGYAYIPNRYRAGAVDGLVAEHRLWQQYIINQPLSKAVALQHRFRLEERWLPNVACRGQCVGKNRQPFYHKVSLLQ, from the coding sequence TTGCGTCGTGAAAAAATTATTGCAGGCTGCCTGCTACTGGCAGCACAAAGCACACAGGCACAGCAAGTGCAATATAGCGGCTGGCTGGCCAGCTTTAATACCATCAAGCTCAAAGGCAAGTGGGCATTGCATGCCGAGCTGCAATTGCGCAGCACCAACCATATAGCACAATTGCAAACACTGCTGCCCAGGGTGGGGCTCAACTATCAGGTGCGAAGCAACCATGTGGCTACGGCAGGCTATGCATACATACCCAACCGTTACAGGGCTGGTGCTGTAGATGGATTGGTTGCGGAGCATCGCTTGTGGCAACAGTACATCATCAATCAACCGCTGAGCAAAGCGGTGGCGTTGCAGCACCGCTTTCGGTTGGAAGAACGCTGGCTGCCAAACGTAGCTTGCCGTGGGCAATGCGTTGGAAAAAACCGGCAGCCGTTTTACCACAAGGTTTCGCTACTTCAATAG
- a CDS encoding DUF6814 family protein, which translates to MNRIKKILGLVWIALALAVLYFGITVLGWPKLNSGKQDDLVFGIIIIFILLPIVVGGLFLFGLYAWQGEYELIDDNPEHAHFIED; encoded by the coding sequence ATGAATCGCATCAAAAAAATACTCGGACTGGTTTGGATAGCTTTGGCACTTGCGGTGTTGTATTTCGGCATCACGGTACTGGGCTGGCCCAAGCTCAACAGTGGCAAACAAGACGATCTGGTTTTCGGCATCATCATCATTTTTATTTTGCTGCCCATTGTGGTGGGTGGCTTGTTCCTGTTTGGCCTGTATGCCTGGCAGGGTGAATACGAATTGATTGATGACAATCCCGAGCATGCCCATTTTATAGAAGATTAA
- a CDS encoding alkane 1-monooxygenase: MRWKALKYALPLLLFFAALIAMQTQGWLVFLPVIISFVFLPLLELIFPPDSSNMDAAEEAIAKADSLYDVLLYAVVPLQYFTLFIFLKEIDNPTLLWWEQLGRIASMGLMCGTFGINVGHELGHRSKSYEQWLAKALLLTSLYTHFFIEHNKGHHKHVSTPGDPSSAPYRMSVYRFWFRSIAGVYSGAWKIANAEQHKNNTPTFHLRNEMLQLQLLSVIFLLMIGFFFSGTVLLYFLAAATLGILLLETVNYIEHYGLARKESTPGKYERAMPWHSWNSNHVVGRILLFELSRHSDHHYLASRKYQLLRHHDDAPQLPTGYPGSMLLALVPPVWFVVMDKQMQRYQIDVTA, from the coding sequence ATGCGGTGGAAAGCCCTCAAATATGCATTGCCCCTGCTGTTGTTTTTTGCTGCGCTAATAGCCATGCAAACACAAGGCTGGCTGGTATTTTTACCCGTCATTATTTCATTTGTCTTTCTTCCTTTACTCGAACTTATTTTTCCCCCCGATAGCAGCAACATGGATGCTGCTGAAGAAGCCATCGCCAAAGCAGATTCATTGTATGATGTGTTGCTGTATGCTGTCGTTCCATTGCAATATTTTACCCTGTTCATTTTTTTAAAAGAGATAGATAATCCTACTCTTTTGTGGTGGGAACAGTTGGGCCGGATTGCTTCCATGGGATTGATGTGCGGCACTTTTGGCATCAACGTTGGCCACGAATTGGGGCATCGGAGTAAGTCCTATGAACAGTGGCTGGCCAAGGCCTTACTCTTAACTTCTTTGTATACACACTTTTTTATTGAGCACAACAAAGGGCACCACAAACATGTGAGTACCCCCGGTGATCCCAGCAGTGCTCCTTATCGTATGTCGGTGTATCGCTTTTGGTTTCGAAGCATTGCCGGTGTGTACAGCGGCGCATGGAAAATTGCCAACGCAGAGCAACACAAAAACAATACACCGACATTTCACCTGAGAAATGAAATGCTGCAGCTGCAATTGCTGAGCGTTATCTTTTTGCTGATGATTGGATTCTTTTTTAGCGGCACTGTACTCTTGTATTTTTTGGCGGCTGCAACCTTGGGCATTTTACTGCTCGAAACAGTCAACTACATTGAACACTATGGGCTGGCAAGAAAAGAAAGCACTCCGGGTAAATATGAACGGGCCATGCCCTGGCATAGCTGGAACAGCAATCATGTGGTAGGACGCATTCTGCTTTTTGAACTCAGCCGCCACAGCGATCATCATTATCTGGCCAGCAGAAAATACCAGCTACTCCGCCACCACGACGATGCCCCACAACTACCCACCGGATACCCCGGCAGTATGTTGCTGGCATTGGTGCCTCCGGTATGGTTTGTAGTAATGGACAAGCAAATGCAACGCTACCAAATTGATGTAACGGCATAA
- a CDS encoding FtsB family cell division protein, whose amino-acid sequence MWRMLRLQLVLLSMIFALYKKVMLTILRNILLNRYLLALAAFGVWMAFFDKNDFFVQRQRAAELDDLNEKIEYYKDQIQLTKKELQALDNDPAMLEKYAREKYYMKRPNEDVFVVPATGN is encoded by the coding sequence ATGTGGAGAATGCTCCGCCTGCAACTTGTACTGCTGAGCATGATATTTGCATTGTACAAAAAAGTCATGCTCACCATTCTCCGCAACATATTGCTCAACCGTTACTTGCTGGCACTGGCCGCTTTTGGCGTATGGATGGCTTTTTTTGATAAGAACGACTTTTTTGTACAGCGCCAACGGGCAGCTGAACTGGATGACCTCAATGAAAAAATTGAGTACTACAAAGACCAGATTCAGCTCACCAAGAAAGAACTGCAGGCGCTGGACAATGACCCGGCCATGCTGGAGAAATACGCCCGGGAAAAATATTACATGAAGCGGCCCAACGAAGATGTGTTTGTGGTGCCCGCTACCGGCAATTAG
- a CDS encoding MFS transporter, translating into MSSAKKSSLFTIIGASSVGTMIEWYDFYIFGSLASIISTKFFPQGNPTAAFLSTLATFAAGFVVRPFGALFFGRLGDLIGRKYTFMVTLMLMGGATFLIGCVPGYETIGFMAPLLILVLRLLQGLALGGEYGGAATYVAEHSPANQRGFMTSWIQTTATVGLFVSLLVIMGTRAALTKEQFNDWGWRVPFWVSILMVLVSYLIRKNMEESPIFAKAKASGKTSTNPLKESFGNKYNFKFVLLALFGAVMGQGVIWYTGQFYAMSFLEKTMNIAKDQVDSLMFIALMLGTPFFLVFGWLSDKLGRKWIMMGGMLIAICSYWFIYESMYQTTNLQHKTVQTSSTTASVVTHTNNQQDSIYSTSTTYTDGTVAVVEKKLPLQNGLPIVEAGKNKQDISTSIHINSSDKWTLIFWVFVQVLFVTMVYGPIAAFLVEMFPTKIRYTSMSLPYHIGNGVFGGLLPAVATYLATTAKANNHPQWYLQGLWYPIGVALVCLIIGVLYLNPKDKEIND; encoded by the coding sequence ATGAGTAGCGCTAAAAAAAGTTCGCTCTTCACCATCATTGGTGCCAGCTCTGTAGGCACCATGATTGAGTGGTACGATTTCTACATTTTCGGAAGTCTGGCTTCCATTATTTCTACCAAGTTTTTTCCGCAGGGCAATCCAACTGCGGCATTCCTGAGTACACTGGCCACTTTTGCCGCTGGCTTTGTGGTGCGACCTTTTGGCGCCTTGTTCTTTGGCCGCCTTGGCGATTTAATTGGACGCAAGTACACCTTCATGGTAACGCTTATGCTCATGGGCGGCGCTACATTTTTAATTGGTTGTGTGCCCGGCTACGAAACCATTGGCTTTATGGCACCATTGCTCATTTTGGTATTGCGTTTGTTACAAGGCCTTGCTCTGGGCGGCGAGTATGGCGGCGCAGCTACGTATGTAGCCGAGCACTCACCAGCCAACCAGCGTGGATTTATGACGAGCTGGATACAAACCACTGCTACTGTTGGCCTGTTTGTGTCATTGCTCGTTATCATGGGCACAAGAGCTGCGCTTACTAAAGAGCAGTTCAACGACTGGGGTTGGCGGGTACCGTTTTGGGTTTCCATCCTCATGGTGTTGGTAAGTTACCTCATCCGCAAAAACATGGAAGAGTCGCCCATCTTCGCCAAGGCCAAAGCCAGCGGTAAAACTTCCACCAATCCACTCAAAGAAAGCTTTGGCAACAAGTACAATTTCAAGTTTGTATTGCTGGCATTGTTTGGGGCAGTCATGGGGCAGGGCGTTATCTGGTACACCGGTCAGTTTTATGCCATGAGCTTTCTCGAAAAAACCATGAACATCGCCAAAGACCAGGTGGACAGCCTCATGTTTATTGCCCTTATGCTGGGCACACCGTTCTTCCTCGTGTTTGGTTGGCTCAGCGATAAACTCGGCCGTAAGTGGATCATGATGGGCGGCATGCTCATTGCCATTTGCAGCTATTGGTTTATTTACGAAAGCATGTATCAAACCACCAACCTGCAACACAAAACGGTACAAACCAGTAGCACAACTGCCAGCGTCGTTACTCATACCAACAATCAACAGGATAGCATCTACAGCACCAGCACCACTTATACCGATGGTACTGTAGCAGTAGTAGAAAAGAAGCTGCCGCTGCAAAACGGCTTGCCCATTGTAGAAGCCGGCAAAAACAAACAAGATATCAGCACCAGCATTCATATCAATAGCAGCGATAAATGGACGCTTATTTTTTGGGTGTTTGTGCAAGTGTTGTTCGTTACCATGGTGTATGGCCCCATTGCAGCATTCCTTGTCGAAATGTTTCCTACCAAAATCCGTTACACTTCTATGAGCCTGCCTTACCACATTGGCAATGGTGTGTTTGGCGGCTTGCTACCAGCAGTGGCCACTTATCTGGCTACTACTGCCAAAGCCAACAATCATCCTCAGTGGTACCTGCAAGGCTTGTGGTATCCTATTGGCGTAGCACTGGTGTGTCTCATCATTGGTGTGCTGTACCTCAACCCCAAAGACAAAGAAATCAACGATTAA
- a CDS encoding winged helix-turn-helix domain-containing protein, producing the protein MFKDLDPILHSQLRLAVMSLLITVKEAEFTFLKEKTNATAGNLSVQINKLKEAGYIEVKKQFKDNYPQTLCNITPAGVEAFDKYVRDLQSYLQAGTT; encoded by the coding sequence ATGTTTAAAGACCTCGATCCCATATTGCATTCGCAGCTGCGGTTAGCAGTTATGTCGCTGTTGATAACGGTGAAGGAAGCGGAGTTTACTTTTCTGAAAGAAAAGACCAATGCTACTGCCGGCAACTTGAGTGTGCAAATCAACAAGCTGAAAGAAGCGGGATACATTGAGGTAAAAAAGCAATTCAAAGACAACTATCCGCAAACCCTTTGCAACATTACGCCTGCGGGAGTGGAAGCCTTTGATAAATATGTAAGGGATTTACAGTCGTACTTACAAGCTGGGACAACGTAG
- the acs gene encoding acetate--CoA ligase, with the protein MQFANVLKNNGVKKGDRVCIYMGMIPELAIAVLACARIGAIHSVIFGGFSARSIADRIQDAEASCVITCDGAYRGNKVVPLKSTIDDAMIGCPSVKRIIVCTHTRTPVSMIKGRDVWWEDEIKKVETQGNPDCPAEEMDAEDTLFILYTSGSTGKPKGVVHTCAGYMVWANYTFLNVFQYKRGQVHFCTADIGWITGHTYILYGPLSAGGTTLMFEGIPTWPDAGRFWDIVQKFGVDILYTAPTAIRSLMGFGEGPLHGKKLDSLKVLGTVGEPINTEAWHWYDENVGQGRCPIVDTWWQTETGGAMISNLAGVTPAKPTYASLPLPGIQPVLVDENGNAIPNSDAAIDGVFLEKPEGDGLKASGNLCVKFPWPGMLRTTYGDHERCRQTYFSTYDNMYFTGDGCLRDEQGMYRITGRVDDVLNVSGHRIGTAEVENAINMHAGVVESAVVGYPHDIKGQGIYAYVIYQGFHEDENLTRQDILQTVTRIIGPIAKPDKIQFVSGLPKTRSGKIMRRILRKIAEGDFTNVGDTSTLLDPAVVEEIRDGKL; encoded by the coding sequence GTGCAGTTTGCCAATGTGCTCAAGAATAACGGTGTGAAAAAGGGTGACCGTGTATGCATTTACATGGGCATGATTCCTGAGCTGGCCATTGCTGTATTGGCCTGTGCCCGCATTGGTGCCATTCACTCTGTCATTTTTGGTGGCTTTAGTGCCCGCAGCATTGCCGATCGCATCCAGGATGCCGAAGCATCCTGTGTGATCACCTGTGATGGTGCTTATCGGGGCAATAAAGTAGTGCCATTGAAGAGCACTATCGATGATGCCATGATTGGTTGCCCTTCAGTAAAACGCATCATTGTATGTACGCATACCCGCACACCGGTGAGCATGATTAAAGGCCGCGATGTGTGGTGGGAAGACGAAATTAAAAAAGTAGAAACACAAGGCAATCCTGATTGTCCTGCGGAAGAAATGGATGCGGAAGACACGCTGTTTATTTTGTACACCAGTGGTAGCACGGGTAAACCCAAAGGTGTGGTGCATACCTGCGCCGGCTACATGGTTTGGGCCAATTATACTTTCCTGAATGTGTTTCAATACAAGCGTGGTCAGGTGCATTTTTGTACGGCAGATATTGGTTGGATTACAGGACACACGTATATCTTATACGGCCCATTGAGTGCCGGTGGTACTACGCTCATGTTTGAAGGTATTCCTACATGGCCCGATGCAGGAAGATTCTGGGACATCGTTCAAAAATTTGGAGTCGATATTTTGTATACGGCACCTACTGCCATTCGCAGCCTCATGGGTTTTGGCGAAGGACCATTGCATGGAAAAAAGTTAGATTCATTGAAAGTATTGGGCACTGTGGGTGAGCCCATCAATACCGAAGCGTGGCATTGGTATGATGAAAATGTGGGACAAGGACGCTGCCCCATTGTTGATACCTGGTGGCAAACAGAAACCGGCGGTGCCATGATCAGCAATCTGGCTGGCGTTACGCCTGCAAAACCCACTTATGCCTCTTTGCCATTGCCTGGCATTCAGCCAGTGTTGGTTGATGAAAATGGCAATGCCATACCAAACAGCGACGCAGCAATAGATGGTGTTTTTCTGGAAAAACCTGAAGGCGATGGATTAAAAGCGTCTGGCAATTTGTGTGTGAAGTTTCCATGGCCGGGCATGCTCCGCACTACCTATGGCGATCATGAACGTTGCCGGCAGACCTATTTTTCTACCTACGACAATATGTATTTCACCGGCGATGGTTGCTTGCGGGATGAACAAGGCATGTATCGCATCACGGGTCGTGTGGATGATGTGCTCAATGTGAGTGGTCACCGTATTGGCACGGCAGAAGTAGAAAATGCCATCAACATGCATGCGGGTGTAGTGGAAAGTGCTGTAGTGGGTTATCCGCACGACATTAAAGGACAAGGCATTTATGCGTATGTCATTTATCAGGGTTTTCATGAAGATGAAAACCTGACTCGTCAGGATATTTTGCAAACCGTTACCCGCATCATTGGTCCCATTGCCAAGCCGGATAAAATTCAGTTTGTAAGTGGCTTGCCCAAAACAAGAAGCGGTAAAATCATGCGGCGTATTCTGCGGAAAATTGCTGAAGGTGATTTTACAAATGTGGGAGATACCAGCACCTTGCTTGACCCTGCCGTGGTGGAAGAAATACGTGACGGCAAATTGTAA